The DNA sequence GCGTGGCCCGGTAGAGTTCTCCCAGACTGTAATCGTCCTGCGGCACCTGCTCGTGGAGTTGATACGGCCCTACCTGCCCCACTTCCTCCCCGCTCGACTCGGACTTCTTCCCCTCGTCCATGCGTGCTCCTTGCCTTTCCGACGTTTCTTGGGAAGTGGTCTGCCAGGAGGTGACTCCAGGCGTCAACTCCCCTGATATAGGGGGCCTCGGACCCTCTGCTCCATCCTGCCACCCTCAACAGGTCCCCCATCCCTCTTATGCGTCGCATGCGATGGGCAGCCCATCGTCGTCGCCGGTGGCAGCGGCCAAGTGTTTCTCGACGGTGAGGTCACGGCTACGTGACGCGGGAGGGCGCGGACCGTCTCCTATACGCGAGCCACCTTTAGGCTGAATACCAGCTTGCCCGCTGATGATCTGTCGGAACGAGGCACCGCTCTCCAGTTGGTGGTCTCGTGGTACGCGCTCAGCGCCTGGGCCTTGTGGTCCGCTTCTTTCCGCCCATGGGCCCGGTGCTCGTACGAAGTGTCTGACACCTTCCCGGCCACCATCAAAAGGGCCCCCGCTGTCTCATGCTCTGCTACGGTTCATGGGAATCTGTTGGATACTGGGAGGTTGGTTGTGCAACTCGTAACTGCCGAGGTAGGCCCCTTTAAGTCCATCAACGAGCCGCAGACGGTGCGTATCGAGCCGTCCGTGACTGTGCTCGTTGGGATGAACGAGGCCGGAAAGACGGTGTTTCTACAGGCGCTTGAGAAGTCGGACGGCATCGCTGATCTCGCCGAGTTCGACCCGGTCGAGGACTATCCACGCAAGGACCTGTCCACCTACCTCAAGCAGCATAAAAGCAATCCAGCCAGGGCGACGAGGCTCTCGTACCGACTCTCCGAGGAAGAACTGGACGAGCTGAACGGCAACCTGCATACGAACCTGCAGCCGGACTTCGAGTTTTCAGTCACTCACCTGTACAACAACACCATTACCGTCGGAATACTGGTTGACGAGGAGCCAGTACTGGCGAGCTTGCGGGAAGAGCCGGGACTTAGAGGGTGTTGAACAGGAGCAATCAAGCAAGGCGGCGCAGCATGAGTCGTATCATGCCCAGATGGATGAAGGCTTCGGAGGATTCCTCCTTGCGTTCGTAGTCCTTGGACAGGCGCCGCTCCCGATTGAGCCAGCCAAAGGTACGCTCGACAATCCAGCGCTTGGCCTGAACGACGAAGCCCTTGTCCTTGTCCGAGCGTTTCACCACCTCGAGGGTGATGCCGCTCTCGTTGGCGACTTTCTCCACCTGCTGTCCCTGGTAGGCCCCGTCCGCCCACGTCTTCTGCAGC is a window from the Archangium lipolyticum genome containing:
- a CDS encoding ATP-binding protein, whose product is MQLVTAEVGPFKSINEPQTVRIEPSVTVLVGMNEAGKTVFLQALEKSDGIADLAEFDPVEDYPRKDLSTYLKQHKSNPARATRLSYRLSEEELDELNGNLHTNLQPDFEFSVTHLYNNTITVGILVDEEPVLASLREEPGLRGC